CCGAGCACGAGACGGCGCGCGAGACGGGTCTCGGTCGCGCCCGTGCGGACGTCCCGGGCGTGGACGGCGTAGGCGCCGGTCCCACCGGCGGCGGAACCGTCCCACTCCACGCGGGTGACCTCGCGACCCAGCACGACGGTGTCGCCGAGGCGGGACGCCGCCCAGCGGCAGTACGCGTCGTACTCGGCGCGCATCGGGTAGAAGGACTCGCGGACGTAGAAGGGGTAGAGCCGTCCGGTCTCCTTCAGCCACGCGAGGAACGAGAAGGGCGAGGTCGGGTCGGCCAGCGACACGAGGTCGGCGAGGAACGGCACCTGCAGCGTGGCGTCGGGGAGCATCATCCCGGGGTGCCAGCGCAGCTCCTCGCGGGCGTCGAGGAAGACGCAGTCGAGGTCGGGCAGGGGCTCGGCCAGGCAGGCGAGCCCGAGGTTGAACGGGCCGAGACCGACGCCGAGGAGGTCGTGGACGCGCATCAGGCCACCTCCCCGCTCGGGACGCCGGCCGGGGACGGCACCTCGGCGAGCGCGTCGCGGGCGTGGCCGCGGACGAGGTCGAGCACGTGCTGCACGTCGCCGAGCGTGGTGGCGGGGTTGAGCAGCGTCAGCTTCAGCCACGTGCGCCCGCCGTGACGGGTGCGGGCCACGGCGCCCAGGCCCGTTGCGTAGAGCCGCTTGCGGGCGGTCTCGTTCACCGCGTCGAGCGTCGCGGCGTCGACGTCGGACTCGACGAAGCGGAAGAGCACCGTCGAGAGGTCACCGTGCGGCACGACCGCGAAGTCGGGATCGCCGACGAGGTCCTCCCGCACCTGCGCCGCGAGGTCGACGACCGCGTCGAGCAGCTCGCCGATGCGGTCGGGACCGAGCGTGCGCAGCGTCGTCCACAGCTTGAGCGCGTCGAAGCGGCGGGTCGTCTGCAAGCTCTTGTCGACCTGGTTGGGGATCTCCTCGGCGACGTCGTCGACCGGGTTGAGGTAGGCCGCGTGGTGCGTCGCGTGGCGCAGCGTGCGGCGGTCGGCGACCACCAGGGCGCTGCAGGCGACCGGCTGGAAAAACGTCTTGTGGAAGTCGACGGTCACGGAGTCGGCCCGCTCGATGCCGGTGAGCAGGTGCCGCCGGCGGCGCGACGTGAGCAGCCCGCCGCCGTACGCCGCGTCCACGTGCAGCCACACCCCGTGGCGCCGGCAGGCGCGGGCGACGGAGGCGAGCGGATCGATGCTGCCGAGGTCGGTCGTGCCGGCGGTCGCGACGACGGCCATGACGGTCCGGCCCTCCGCGCGCAGACCACGCAGCACCGCGTCGAGGTGGTCGACGTCGAGACGGCCCCGCTCGTCGACGCGGGTGGTGAGCACCGCGTCCTCACCCATGCCGAGCACCATCGCCGCCTTGCGGCTCGAGAAGTGGGCGTTGGCCGACGTGACGACGCGGAGGTCGGCGAGGTCGGCGCCCGCGGCCAGTGCCTCGCCGCGGGCCAGGAGGAGCGCGTGGAGGTTGGACTGCGTCCCGCCGGTCGTGAAGATGCCGTCGGCGGTGTCGCCGAGGCCGATCCGCCGCGCGGTCCAGCCGATCAGGTGACGCTCCATGAAGGTCGCGGGGCCGCTCTGGTCCCAGGTGTCGAGCGAGGAGTTCACCGCGGCGGAGACGACGTCGCCGACGACGGCGGGCAGGGCGACGGGGCAGTTGAGGTGGGCCTGGTAGTGCGGGTGGTGGAACCAGACCGCGTGGTCGAGGTAGACGTCGCGGACCTCCTCGAGGACCGCGCGCGTGGAGGGGAGGGGGCGGTCCAGGTCGACCTGGGCGACCAGCGCGGCGGCCGCGTCCGGCGTGATGCCGGACAGGGGCCGGCGGGCGCCGGAGAACGCGTCGACGAGCAGGTCGCGGGCGGCGTCGAGGTCGTTCCGGAGCGCGTCGACGGACGACGCGTCGAGCAGGGCGGGGACGGGGGACGGGGGGGAGTCGGCGGATCCGTTGGATCCGCGGGGCGTGCCCGTGGGCACGAAGGGGAGTGCCGAGCTCACTCTGACCTCCTGGTGGGGGATAAGGCAAGGCTCACCTAACCAGAGGCTTCCACGCTGATGTCAAACGGGAGTGAGCCAGACCACGGCGCGGGCGGCGGCCGACGCACGGGGTGGCGCATCCTGGGGCGGTGCGTCACAATGGCGGGCGGAACCACACACGTGTCATCCGGTCTGCTCGTCCCGGGCTCGAGATCGCTGGGGAAGGCGTCGCTCGACGTCGGGACGAAGGAGGTCTGATGACCGCGCACAACTCTGCTCGCGTCACCACGCGGGGTGTCCTCTACGTGCACTCCGCCCCGTCCGCGCTGTGCCCTCACATCGAGTGGGCCGTCGCGGGCGTCCTCGGCGTGCCCGTGAACCTGGACTGGACCCCGCAGGCCGCCCAGGTCGGGACCTACCGCGCCGAGCTGTCCTGGACCGGCGCCGTCGGGTCGGCCGCCCAGGTCGTCTCCGCGCTCCGCGGCTGGGAGC
This Nocardioides alkalitolerans DNA region includes the following protein-coding sequences:
- a CDS encoding aminotransferase class V-fold PLP-dependent enzyme, yielding MSSALPFVPTGTPRGSNGSADSPPSPVPALLDASSVDALRNDLDAARDLLVDAFSGARRPLSGITPDAAAALVAQVDLDRPLPSTRAVLEEVRDVYLDHAVWFHHPHYQAHLNCPVALPAVVGDVVSAAVNSSLDTWDQSGPATFMERHLIGWTARRIGLGDTADGIFTTGGTQSNLHALLLARGEALAAGADLADLRVVTSANAHFSSRKAAMVLGMGEDAVLTTRVDERGRLDVDHLDAVLRGLRAEGRTVMAVVATAGTTDLGSIDPLASVARACRRHGVWLHVDAAYGGGLLTSRRRRHLLTGIERADSVTVDFHKTFFQPVACSALVVADRRTLRHATHHAAYLNPVDDVAEEIPNQVDKSLQTTRRFDALKLWTTLRTLGPDRIGELLDAVVDLAAQVREDLVGDPDFAVVPHGDLSTVLFRFVESDVDAATLDAVNETARKRLYATGLGAVARTRHGGRTWLKLTLLNPATTLGDVQHVLDLVRGHARDALAEVPSPAGVPSGEVA